Part of the Hippopotamus amphibius kiboko isolate mHipAmp2 chromosome 7, mHipAmp2.hap2, whole genome shotgun sequence genome, AATACAGGGCGAGCAAGGGCACCTCTCCCTCGTCCACGGCCTCGGTCTCTGCCTCCAAAGCCCCCTCTTCCCCGACCTATCATACCCTGACCTCTACCACCGATTCCGCCACGACCCATAGCTCCATGCCCTAGGCCCCCTCTCCCAGGACCTCCACGACCTTGAACACCACCTCTTCTTAAGCCCATTCGGGGAGCTACGGCTCGTCCACCTCGGAGCAGGTTTTGACCTCAGAGCGACATCCCGCCCCTAAGCAGGGTTCTTGTGGCACGTCCCCCACGAAGTCCTGCTCTGGGCAAGCCTCTCTGGATAATGGGTAAGCCTCATCCTCCGATTGCTCCCCTGGCCAAGGCCCCTATTGGTCGGCCTAACCGTGCCTGGATGTTACTCTTACCCAGGCGCTGCTTTAAGC contains:
- the LOC130857228 gene encoding chromatin target of PRMT1 protein-like; the encoded protein is MGLRRGGVQGRGGPGRGGLGHGAMGRGGIGGRGQGMIGRGRGGFGGRDRGRGRGRGALARPVLTKEQLDNQLDAYMSKTKGHLDAELDAYMAQTDPETND